A stretch of the Methylacidiphilum caldifontis genome encodes the following:
- a CDS encoding SixA phosphatase family protein, with product MDLILVQNAEALPKEQNPDRPLTAQGINTASQLGNFLKSMGLNPKKIYHSPKERSQQTAEIIGRFFSNKVKLHLFKGLLPGDSVSDLLKEIKKIKEDSIIVGHEPTLSKLAVRLLVRTKISSFFQMEPGCCLWLSYDNETKEWSLRGFFRSQSLSVLFDNRVNGRTKRSKIPINQNTQTL from the coding sequence ATGGATTTAATCCTTGTACAAAATGCGGAAGCACTTCCAAAGGAGCAGAATCCAGATCGTCCTTTGACAGCACAAGGTATTAATACCGCTTCTCAGCTAGGAAACTTCTTGAAATCCATGGGGTTGAATCCAAAAAAAATTTATCATTCTCCAAAAGAAAGAAGCCAGCAAACTGCTGAAATCATTGGAAGGTTTTTTTCAAACAAAGTAAAATTACATCTTTTCAAAGGGCTTCTTCCTGGAGATTCAGTTTCTGATCTTCTCAAGGAAATTAAGAAAATAAAAGAGGATTCGATTATTGTTGGCCATGAACCCACACTTTCAAAACTTGCTGTAAGACTTCTTGTAAGAACAAAAATTTCTTCTTTCTTCCAGATGGAACCAGGTTGTTGTCTATGGTTAAGTTATGACAATGAGACCAAGGAATGGTCTCTGAGGGGGTTTTTTAGAAGCCAAAGCTTATCTGTCCTTTTCGATAATAGAGTAAATGGGAGAACAAAAAGATCTAAAATCCCCATAAACCAGAATACCCAAACCCTGTAG
- a CDS encoding acylphosphatase, whose translation MMIQDFRKDFFTMLALLDEKMPFAFSRYNDGEALILANQKVGCKGEWEYNPKKHLSFRADLRKSLLSKDSRFFYGVPSWDTSPEMHKEVLRYIQAPLTQITFAALFANANHDLFLKECLPRIQQWPQDVYFIGNSRIDPRLIHKTIGVKEIFPIQGDCVRFWVKNKNEILGYLDWMATRSDNSLFLVAAGPLGKILIHALWEIAPTNIYLDIGSALDPLLFGKSTRAYHKDAANRSLILQWQPKQNL comes from the coding sequence ATGATGATCCAGGATTTCAGGAAAGATTTCTTCACCATGCTTGCTCTTTTAGATGAAAAAATGCCTTTTGCCTTTAGTCGATATAACGATGGAGAAGCTTTAATCCTTGCCAATCAAAAAGTGGGCTGCAAAGGAGAATGGGAATATAATCCCAAAAAGCACCTTTCATTCAGAGCTGATTTAAGAAAATCTCTTCTTTCAAAGGATTCACGTTTTTTTTATGGTGTCCCTTCATGGGATACCAGTCCAGAAATGCATAAGGAAGTTCTGCGTTACATCCAAGCTCCTCTGACTCAAATAACCTTCGCTGCTCTTTTTGCTAATGCGAATCACGATCTTTTCCTTAAAGAATGTCTTCCACGCATCCAACAATGGCCACAAGATGTCTATTTTATAGGCAACTCTAGAATTGACCCTCGCTTGATTCATAAAACAATTGGAGTAAAAGAGATTTTCCCCATACAGGGAGATTGTGTAAGATTTTGGGTAAAAAACAAAAATGAAATTTTGGGTTATCTTGACTGGATGGCTACCCGATCTGACAACTCCCTTTTTTTAGTTGCAGCAGGTCCTCTAGGCAAGATACTCATTCATGCTCTTTGGGAGATTGCCCCTACGAACATCTACTTGGATATCGGGTCAGCACTTGATCCTCTGCTTTTTGGAAAAAGCACACGAGCCTACCACAAAGATGCAGCGAACCGTTCGCTTATCCTCCAGTGGCAGCCTAAGCAGAATCTATAA
- a CDS encoding FtsB family cell division protein — translation MIKLKTFNIWLYLVQWTKFLIFCAFLVLLCIVFIPIIRKIDQLEKKKELLSKEYAEAQLKNKELSRKLDLLKHDPGYIERMARDRLNMGKPGEIIFRFDPYGYVPVNRKDIKKQEKTKNP, via the coding sequence ATGATTAAATTAAAAACCTTCAATATCTGGCTCTACTTGGTCCAATGGACGAAGTTCCTTATATTTTGCGCCTTTCTCGTTCTGCTCTGCATTGTTTTCATTCCCATCATCCGGAAGATCGATCAATTAGAAAAGAAAAAAGAACTCCTCTCAAAGGAATACGCTGAAGCACAGTTAAAAAATAAGGAGTTGAGTCGTAAACTAGACCTTCTCAAGCATGATCCCGGTTATATTGAACGGATGGCACGTGACCGGTTAAACATGGGTAAACCTGGAGAAATTATTTTCCGTTTCGACCCTTATGGTTATGTCCCCGTCAATCGAAAAGACATAAAAAAACAAGAAAAAACAAAAAATCCCTAA
- a CDS encoding glycosyltransferase family 2 protein: MTEKTIINNLIDWSIIIVSFQSKKVIKNSLEALFSQKGTQIEIFVVDNNSTDGTQDILQEFSDRITVICNPINVGFSRAANLPLDRAKGRFVLFLNPDVMIKNPYFLKKMAHLFEEEKKVGAIGPSLYYPDGKIQPSMSLTYPNQKWAMSSLPVYPGKIAALLGACLAIRKEILEELGGFDEDFFLYGEDQDLCLRIRKLGFSLAYCPQIQAFHIGGHSTENISAQLLWERKLQAEYIFYNKHYSKRAIDRIALIQLIKSHWELFLLSSLGSAILTPSKLNEKKCKYKAIRSQALAHLFSKQQEKN, encoded by the coding sequence ATGACGGAAAAGACGATAATCAATAACCTTATAGACTGGTCGATCATTATTGTCAGTTTTCAAAGCAAAAAAGTAATCAAAAACTCTTTAGAAGCTTTATTCAGTCAAAAAGGAACTCAAATTGAAATTTTTGTCGTGGATAACAACTCCACGGATGGGACACAAGATATCCTTCAAGAGTTCTCGGATCGAATCACTGTCATCTGCAATCCCATCAACGTGGGCTTTTCACGAGCCGCCAATCTTCCCTTGGATCGAGCAAAAGGCCGGTTTGTTTTGTTCCTTAATCCTGATGTAATGATTAAAAATCCCTATTTTTTAAAAAAAATGGCCCATCTATTTGAAGAAGAAAAAAAAGTAGGGGCTATAGGTCCTTCCCTGTATTATCCGGATGGAAAAATACAACCTAGCATGAGTCTCACTTATCCCAACCAAAAATGGGCAATGTCGTCCCTGCCTGTATACCCAGGCAAAATCGCTGCACTTCTGGGAGCATGTCTTGCAATTCGAAAAGAGATCCTTGAAGAACTTGGAGGGTTTGATGAAGACTTTTTCCTTTACGGGGAAGACCAGGATCTGTGCCTACGCATTCGCAAACTGGGTTTTTCTCTAGCCTATTGCCCCCAGATCCAAGCATTTCATATTGGCGGGCATAGCACTGAGAACATTTCTGCTCAGTTGCTATGGGAAAGAAAGCTGCAGGCCGAATATATCTTCTATAACAAACACTATTCAAAAAGAGCCATCGATCGAATCGCTCTTATCCAACTGATTAAAAGTCATTGGGAACTCTTTCTTCTTTCTTCTTTAGGGAGTGCGATCTTAACCCCATCCAAGCTCAACGAGAAAAAATGCAAATACAAAGCGATCCGTTCTCAAGCCTTGGCACACCTTTTCTCCAAACAGCAAGAAAAAAATTAA
- a CDS encoding DHA2 family efflux MFS transporter permease subunit, giving the protein MDGQPTDEIQWKPKHNPWIIALSVMLATFMEVLDTTILNVALPYIAGGLAASNSQATWVLTSYLVSNAVVLPMTDWLGRTFGRKRLLIACISTFTLSSAICGSAPNLGILILSRILQGAGGGGLQPISQAILLESFPPEKRGQAMGLFALGVVVAPILGPVFGGWLTDNLNWRWCFFINLPVGILAIIASKITVEDPPYIQRNAKRKLDIIGFSFLCLWLGCLQVLLDKGQEDNWFDAVWLRWMGGLSLLGMVCFIYREIKTDNPLVDIKIFKDKNFSIAVFEVFVVGVVLYATLSGLPLFLQTLISYTAYQSGLAISPRGIGAVVGALVAGRLLGIVSGRLIVAIGFLFLAISSLQIGFFNLEIAKINIVIPNIINGLGAPFVFIPLTTAAVVTLRQEQIGAATGLFNLFRNIGGSIGTSMVQTFIQRLAQAHQTILAGYYVPNSTNYTDRFAGIEGYVSMMHGSVTGTAQSLKIFYTSLINQANLLAYMEIFQIMGWICILSIPLAFFLAKDKRKPQSDSVSIH; this is encoded by the coding sequence ATGGATGGTCAGCCAACAGACGAAATTCAATGGAAGCCCAAGCACAACCCTTGGATCATCGCCCTTTCGGTGATGTTAGCCACGTTCATGGAAGTGCTGGACACGACAATACTTAACGTGGCTCTTCCTTACATAGCCGGTGGACTTGCGGCCAGTAATTCCCAAGCTACATGGGTGCTTACCAGTTATCTCGTTTCCAATGCAGTCGTCTTGCCTATGACAGACTGGCTTGGAAGAACTTTTGGAAGAAAAAGGTTGCTCATTGCTTGTATCTCTACCTTTACCCTGAGTTCTGCAATCTGCGGCAGTGCACCCAATCTAGGGATCTTGATTCTATCAAGAATTTTACAAGGAGCTGGTGGGGGAGGTCTTCAACCCATATCCCAGGCAATATTGCTTGAAAGTTTTCCTCCTGAAAAAAGAGGACAAGCCATGGGCCTTTTTGCCTTGGGAGTCGTAGTTGCTCCAATATTAGGACCTGTTTTTGGAGGATGGCTAACCGATAACCTCAACTGGAGATGGTGTTTTTTTATCAATCTACCGGTGGGTATCTTGGCGATCATAGCCTCTAAAATCACCGTTGAAGACCCTCCTTATATACAAAGAAACGCGAAAAGAAAATTGGATATTATCGGCTTTTCTTTTCTCTGTTTATGGCTGGGTTGTCTCCAAGTACTTTTGGACAAAGGCCAAGAGGACAACTGGTTCGATGCGGTTTGGTTAAGGTGGATGGGTGGACTTTCTCTTCTGGGTATGGTCTGTTTTATTTACCGTGAAATTAAAACAGATAATCCTTTAGTCGATATAAAGATTTTTAAAGACAAAAACTTTTCCATTGCCGTTTTTGAGGTTTTCGTGGTTGGAGTCGTACTTTATGCCACTCTTTCTGGATTACCCCTTTTTTTACAAACCTTGATCTCTTATACAGCTTATCAGAGTGGACTAGCCATCAGTCCAAGGGGCATAGGGGCTGTGGTGGGAGCCCTCGTAGCGGGCAGGCTCCTTGGTATCGTCAGCGGGAGACTTATTGTCGCAATAGGATTTTTGTTTCTCGCCATATCTTCTCTCCAAATCGGCTTTTTTAATCTTGAAATCGCTAAAATCAATATCGTTATTCCTAATATCATCAATGGGCTGGGTGCACCCTTTGTTTTCATTCCACTGACGACGGCAGCCGTCGTCACATTAAGACAAGAACAGATTGGTGCTGCAACGGGACTCTTTAACCTTTTTCGCAACATCGGGGGCAGTATAGGCACTTCGATGGTTCAAACTTTTATCCAAAGACTAGCTCAAGCTCACCAGACAATTCTGGCAGGATATTATGTACCCAATAGTACCAATTATACGGACAGGTTTGCGGGAATCGAAGGCTATGTCAGCATGATGCATGGCTCCGTTACCGGGACTGCTCAATCCCTCAAGATTTTCTACACCAGCTTGATCAACCAGGCGAACCTTCTTGCTTACATGGAAATTTTCCAGATTATGGGCTGGATCTGTATTCTTTCTATTCCTTTGGCTTTCTTTCTTGCAAAAGACAAAAGAAAACCTCAGTCCGATTCTGTTTCCATTCACTAA
- the eno gene encoding phosphopyruvate hydratase yields MTNTLIRKVLARQVLDSRGNPTVEAEIHLENGTCATAIVPSGASTGSHEALELRDNNKSRYGGKEVWNAVGNIKKRIAPELVGKDAANQAEIDRILIELDGSKNKSVLGANAILAVSLCVARAAAKAIGVPLFKYLGGSQAITLPIPFANLINGGVHSDAPLDFQEFMIVPKGAPSFKEGLRYGVEIFHTLKTILHEKRLGTGIGDEGGFAPSISSATQALDLLLEATEKAGYSPGKDIFYALDAAATELYEEGVKIYVFKKSQNIKLPPSHLVELYRELSQKYPLISIEDGMAENDWEGWKQLTQQLGGTLQLVGDDLFVTNKEFLKKGIEEKVANAILIKVNQVGTLTETFQTVELAKKNGYRIMVSHRSGESEDPFIADLAVALNAGQIKTGSFCRSDRLSKYNQLLRIEEVLADNAIYGTEF; encoded by the coding sequence ATGACTAATACATTGATACGCAAAGTGCTTGCAAGACAGGTCCTGGATTCGAGGGGGAATCCTACTGTAGAAGCTGAGATTCATTTGGAAAACGGTACCTGTGCAACAGCCATAGTACCATCCGGAGCAAGCACGGGCAGCCACGAAGCACTTGAATTAAGAGATAACAACAAAAGCCGCTATGGAGGAAAGGAAGTTTGGAATGCGGTTGGCAATATCAAGAAAAGAATAGCTCCGGAGCTTGTTGGTAAAGATGCGGCCAACCAAGCCGAAATCGATCGGATATTAATTGAGCTTGACGGATCAAAAAACAAGTCGGTTTTAGGTGCTAATGCCATTTTAGCCGTTTCTCTTTGTGTCGCTCGAGCTGCCGCCAAGGCTATAGGAGTACCCCTTTTCAAGTATCTTGGAGGTTCCCAAGCAATTACTCTACCTATTCCTTTTGCCAATCTCATAAACGGGGGAGTTCATTCCGATGCCCCTTTGGATTTCCAGGAATTTATGATCGTTCCTAAAGGAGCTCCTTCCTTCAAAGAAGGGCTTAGATATGGTGTAGAAATTTTTCATACCCTTAAGACGATACTTCATGAAAAAAGATTGGGGACAGGAATAGGCGATGAAGGAGGGTTTGCTCCCTCCATTTCTTCAGCCACTCAAGCCTTAGATCTTCTCCTTGAAGCCACAGAAAAAGCGGGTTATTCACCAGGCAAGGATATATTTTACGCTCTCGATGCTGCAGCCACGGAACTCTACGAAGAAGGCGTAAAAATTTATGTTTTTAAAAAATCTCAAAATATCAAATTACCTCCTTCTCACCTCGTAGAACTTTACCGGGAACTTTCACAAAAATATCCTCTTATCTCTATCGAGGATGGAATGGCAGAAAACGACTGGGAAGGCTGGAAACAACTTACCCAACAGCTTGGGGGAACCCTTCAACTGGTAGGTGATGATCTTTTTGTGACTAACAAAGAATTCCTTAAAAAAGGAATTGAAGAAAAAGTAGCTAATGCCATCCTTATAAAAGTGAACCAAGTCGGAACGTTGACAGAAACTTTTCAAACAGTAGAGTTGGCTAAAAAAAATGGATACCGGATCATGGTAAGTCATCGATCCGGGGAAAGTGAAGATCCATTTATCGCTGATCTGGCTGTCGCCTTGAATGCGGGTCAGATCAAAACAGGGTCTTTTTGTCGTTCCGACAGGTTAAGCAAATATAACCAACTTCTAAGAATCGAAGAGGTATTGGCTGACAATGCGATTTATGGAACAGAGTTTTAA
- a CDS encoding DUF2703 domain-containing protein: MNCNDNTAVFCDCKTTQTQEFCGNADDNIASNKKLSIELLAIDLSRCNRCIPTAKKLKKAIEILRPVAQILGIELEYKETVVFSLEDAKEKALLSSPTIRINGHDTVQNVQESLCESCSSLTQNNIPIDCRD, translated from the coding sequence TTTTGTGATTGTAAAACAACCCAAACCCAAGAGTTTTGTGGGAATGCAGATGACAATATCGCTTCAAACAAGAAATTATCTATTGAATTACTAGCTATAGATCTTAGTCGATGTAACCGTTGTATTCCCACAGCTAAAAAATTAAAAAAGGCTATAGAAATCCTAAGGCCGGTTGCTCAAATTTTAGGAATTGAACTTGAATACAAAGAAACGGTTGTTTTCTCTTTAGAAGATGCAAAAGAAAAAGCCTTATTGTCATCACCGACGATTAGAATTAACGGCCATGATACCGTTCAAAACGTTCAAGAGTCCCTTTGTGAGTCCTGCAGCAGCCTTACCCAGAATAACATTCCAATTGACTGCCGTGATTAG
- the hemW gene encoding radical SAM family heme chaperone HemW — translation MDIEHIYFHFPFCSTVCPYCGFYATRGERQEITLLVDALLKEIEIQANQFRLNPKTLFVGGGTPSIAKPDEIDRLLSAISKQYVKEITIEANPRTVTLEKAARWKQSGINRVSLGVQSMNEKELLILGRRHKPSDVIESVNKLREVGIENINFDFIFGIPGQSVESLKRTLQLGLDLGPKHVSLYGLTYEEGTPFYEDMKKGKYIPDERKEIEMLNFAVQLLADHGFIRYEISNFALPGYQCLHNLAYWKGKDYLGIGPAAFSTVGNRRWCNVADHTRYVEELQKKRLPVASMEILDEELKRKEKIFLALRTAEGLPLSQCSEKEKKNIEWLIKEGFGQIEGSRFILNFRGFLVADSISVYFI, via the coding sequence ATGGACATTGAACATATTTATTTCCATTTCCCCTTTTGTTCCACCGTTTGTCCTTATTGCGGATTTTATGCAACAAGAGGGGAAAGACAGGAAATTACTCTTTTGGTGGATGCCTTACTTAAAGAGATTGAAATTCAAGCCAATCAATTTCGACTAAATCCCAAGACCCTGTTTGTGGGAGGAGGTACTCCATCAATAGCTAAACCCGATGAGATAGACCGACTGCTTTCGGCTATTTCGAAGCAATATGTCAAAGAAATAACAATTGAAGCGAATCCTAGGACAGTGACTTTGGAAAAAGCGGCTCGATGGAAACAGTCTGGGATTAACCGGGTAAGCTTGGGAGTGCAATCCATGAATGAAAAAGAGCTTTTGATTCTAGGAAGAAGGCATAAACCAAGTGATGTTATCGAATCGGTAAACAAGCTTAGAGAAGTGGGCATAGAAAATATCAATTTCGATTTTATATTTGGCATTCCGGGGCAGAGTGTTGAGTCGTTAAAAAGAACATTGCAACTTGGCTTGGATCTTGGTCCAAAACATGTTTCTCTTTATGGTTTAACCTACGAGGAAGGTACCCCGTTTTATGAGGATATGAAAAAAGGGAAATACATCCCTGACGAAAGAAAAGAGATCGAAATGCTCAACTTTGCAGTTCAACTGTTAGCTGATCATGGATTTATTCGGTACGAGATTTCTAATTTTGCTCTTCCTGGCTATCAGTGTCTTCACAATCTGGCTTATTGGAAAGGAAAAGATTATTTAGGTATAGGACCGGCTGCCTTTTCTACCGTGGGTAACAGAAGATGGTGCAATGTGGCAGACCATACCAGATATGTAGAGGAGTTGCAAAAGAAGAGACTTCCTGTGGCTTCAATGGAAATTTTAGATGAAGAGTTGAAAAGAAAGGAGAAAATATTTTTAGCTCTTCGCACTGCAGAAGGTCTCCCTCTAAGTCAATGTAGTGAAAAGGAAAAAAAGAATATTGAATGGCTCATTAAAGAGGGTTTTGGACAAATTGAAGGAAGTCGCTTTATTTTGAATTTCCGTGGTTTTCTTGTTGCCGATAGTATATCGGTTTATTTTATATAA